From the genome of Ctenopharyngodon idella isolate HZGC_01 chromosome 23, HZGC01, whole genome shotgun sequence, one region includes:
- the kcnj12a gene encoding ATP-sensitive inward rectifier potassium channel 12, producing the protein MSVGRIGRYSIVSTEEDGLRLTTMHGGGMNGYGNGKIHTRRKSRNRFVKKNGQCNVQFTNMDEKSQRYLADIFTTCVDIRWRYLVIIFTFVFVISWLAFGLAFWVIALLHGDLDNPAGDDNFTPCVLQVNGFIAAFLFSIETQTTIGYGFRCVTEECPLAVFLVVFQSIVGSIIDCFMIGAIMAKMARPKKRAQTLLFSHNAVIAMRDGKLCLMWRVGNLRKSHIVEAHVRAQLIKPRVTAEGEFIPLDQLDINVGFDKGLDRIFLVSPITILHQIDQESPLFGIAKQDLETADFEIVVILEGMVEATAMTAQARSSYLASEILWGHRFEPVLFEEKNQYKVDYSHFHKTYEVPSTPRCSAKDMMENKYLVVPSANFCYENELAILSHEEEEDNSPERIKPERARSLSPERTPRHDFDRLQTPRCTEQRSYRRESEI; encoded by the coding sequence ATGAGCGTGGGTCGGATTGGTCGCTATAGTATCGTGTCGACGGAGGAGGATGGTCTGCGTTTAACAACCATGCATGGCGGAGGGATGAATGGATATGGCAACGGCAAAATCCACACTCGACGGAAAAGTCGCAACCGCTTCGTGAAGAAGAATGGACAGTGCAATGTGCAGTTCACCAACATGGACGAGAAGTCCCAGCGCTACCTGGCGGACATATTCACCACTTGCGTGGACATCCGCTGGCGCTACCTGGTGATCATTTTCACATTCGTCTTCGTGATTTCCTGGTTGGCATTTGGCTTGGCGTTTTGGGTTATCGCGCTTCTCCACGGTGACCTGGACAACCCGGCGGGCGACGACAACTTCACGCCGTGTGTGCTGCAGGTGAACGGTTTCATCGCAGCGTTCCTGTTCTCCATCGAGACGCAAACGACCATTGGTTATGGGTTCCGCTGTGTTACGGAAGAATGTCCTCTCGCAGTGTTTCTCGTGGTCTTCCAGTCCATCGTGGGCAGCATCATCGACTGCTTCATGATCGGAGCAATCATGGCCAAAATGGCACGTCCCAAGAAGCGAGCGCAGACTCTGTTGTTCTCGCATAACGCCGTCATCGCCATGCGTGACGGGAAACTGTGCTTGATGTGGCGGGTGGGGAACTTGCGTAAGAGTCACATCGTTGAGGCGCACGTCCGAGCGCAGCTCATCAAACCGCGGGTTACGGCCGAAGGCGAGTTCATCCCGCTCGACCAGCTGGACATAAATGTCGGTTTCGACAAAGGACTGGACCGCATCTTCCTCGTCTCGCCAATCACCATCCTGCATCAAATCGACCAGGAGAGCCCTCTGTTCGGCATCGCTAAGCAGGACCTCGAAACAGCGGATTTTGAGATCGTGGTCATATTGGAGGGCATGGTGGAGGCCACGGCCATGACGGCACAGGCGCGAAGCTCCTACCTGGCCAGCGAGATCCTCTGGGGGCATCGATTCGAGCCAGTACTATTTGAGGAAAAGAACCAATACAAGGTCGATTACTCACACTTCCACAAGACCTACGAGGTGCCGTCCACCCCTCGCTGCAGTGCCAAGGACATGATGGAAAACAAGTACCTGGTGGTGCCCAGCGCCAACTTCTGCTACGAGAACGAGCTGGCGATCCTGAGCCACGAAGAGGAAGAGGATAACAGTCCGGAAAGGATAAAGCCAGAGCGAGCGAGGAGCCTCAGCCCGGAGAGAACCCCTCGACATGATTTCGACCGACTGCAGACCCCTCGCTGCACGGAGCAAAGGTCATACCGAAGGGAGTCAGAGATATGA